From the Halorussus salinus genome, the window TTGCTCCTCGAACTCGTGGTGGGCGTCTTCCGGGCGTTCTTCGACGCCATCGTGCCCGGCGGGAAGACCTACGAGTAGCGATTTTCCGGTGCCCACACGCTCAAGGCGGCGGCGCGCCACGCTTTCGGCATGCCAGACTCATTGGAACTCGAAGACTTCTACGACCTGACGCTCGTGACCGACCTCGCGGTCTCGCCCGACGCCGAGGAGGTCGCGTTCGTCGCCGACGAGTTCGACCGGCAGGAGGACGAGCGTCGAACCTCCCTCTTCGTCGCGCCGACCGACGGCTCGCGCGAGCCACATCGTCTCTCGCGGGCGTCCGACGCGAGCGCGCCAGCGTGGAGTCCCGACGGCTCGAAGCTCGCCTTCGCGGCGGCGCGGGACACCGACGCCGAAATCGCCGTGACGCGTTCCGGAGACGACGCGGCGGACACGGACGACGCGACGGACGCGGACGACGCCGAGGAGGGAGCGACCGACGACGAGCCGAAGCCCCAAATCTGGGCATTCGACCTCGAACGGGGCGGCGACGCGCGCCAACTCACCGACTTCGAGGAGGGCGTGCGCGGCTTCGACTGGGGACCGGAGGGCGACCGACTCGTGGTCGCGGCCCGCGACCCGACCGACGACCAGCGCGAGTACTTGGCGGCCCGGCGCGACGAGGACGGCCCTATCGAGACCGAGCGACTCCAGCACAAGTTCGACGGACAGGGGTGGCTGGACGACGTGACGACTTACCTCTTCGTCGTGGACTACGAGACCCGCGAGGCGACTCGCCTCGACGACGCCTACAGCGGCGGCGGCGCGCGCGAACCGGCCACCGGCTTGAGTCCCGCGTGGTCGCCCGGCGTCTCCGGTCGCTCCGCTGACGGAGACGCGTCCGACTCGTCCGGCGACGGTCGCATCGCGTTCCTCTCGAACCGGACCGACCGCCCCGACGACAACTACGTGATGGACCTCTACACCATCGCGCCCGACGGGAGCGACTGCCGGAAAGTCACCGATTCAGACCTAACCGCGAGTCGGCCGCGCTGGCATCCCGACGGCGACCGCCTCGCGTTCGTCGGCGGCGACCCCGAGAACGCGTATCGGCCCTCGGAGGTGTACGTGGCGGATGTTTCGGACGATTCGTCCGACTACGACTCGTGGTCGAGCGACCTCGACCGGACCGTCGCGCGCTACGGCGAACTCGGGTGGCACGGTGACGACTGCTACGCCGCGGTCGGCGACGAGGGCCTGACCCGACTCGTCCGATTCTCCGAGGGCGGTGCAGGCGAGGCGGGCGCGACCCGAGCGGCCGTCCCGGAGCGAACCTTCGAGGAGCAGGGCCGCGACCGAACTATCGAAGGATTCGACCTCCGAGGAGACCGGGCGGTCGTCCTCCTCTCGGACCCCGAGGAGGGCACGGACCTCCACGCGCTCGACGCCGGGGACCTCGCTTCCGAGTCGGGCGATGCGACCGAACTCACTCGCCTCACCGCGCTCAACGACGACCTCCTCGCGGACCGCCACACGCCCGAGTGTCGCCGCGTCACGTTCGAGTCCGAGGGCGAGGAAATCGAGGCGCTGGCGTACCTCCCCGACGAGTTCGACCCCGAGGACCCCGACCCGCGACCGGTCGTCGCCTCGATTCACGGGGGTCCGGTCTCCTACGACGCGCCGACGTTCTCCTTCGAGTTCGCCCACTTCACCGGGCAGGGGTACGTCGTCCTCCGGACGAACTACCGGGGGAGTTCGTCGTACGGCCGCGAGTTCAGCGAGCAGATTCGCGGCGAGTGGGGACCGCGCGAGACCGCCGACGTGCTGGCTGGCGTCGAGGAGCTAGTCGCCCGCGGGTGGGCCGACCCCGAGCGCCTGTTCGCCACCGGCTTCTCCTACGGCGGCATCACGACGGGCTACCTCGTCGCGGAATCGGACCGGTTCGCGGCCGCGGCGGCCGAACACGGCGTCTACGACTTCCGGTCGGCGTTCGGCACCGACGACAGTCACGTCTGGTGGGAGAACGACTTCGGCCTGCCGTGGGAGAACGAGGAGGGCTACGACGCCGCGTCGAGCATCCGCGACGTGGGGAACGTCGAGACGCCCCTGCTGGTCACGGCTGGCGGCGAGGACTGGCGGTGTCCGCCCTCCCAGAGCGAACAGCTCTACGTCAGCGTCAAGAAGCAGGGCGTGCCCGCCAGACTGGTCGTCTACCCCGACGAACACCACAACATCGGCGACCCCGACCGCGCCGTCCACCGGTTGCAAGAACTGACCGACTGGTTCGAGCGCCACGACCCCGACGCGTAGAGCGGCGACTCCTCGTCGGTATCGTTGCGCCCTCCTGTTCGGAGAAGTCGAAGCGGGAGAACGAGGAGGCCCGTCGGAGGTCGGTCAGGCCGACTGGGCCGCGGACGCCGACGAGTCCCCACCGGCGTCGGGTTCGTAGACCACGTGGTCGCCGTTCGCGCGGACTTCGACCCGACAGCCGTTGAGTCCGAAGACGACGTGGCCCGTGGGTCCCGTCGCGCCGCCGTCGCGGTTCTCGAAGAGGCGATTCAGCGCGTCCGGGTCCACCACGTCGTAGAGGACGCACTCGTCGGCGAGGCGGTCGCAGTCGGTCACTTCGGTCACGGCCTCCACGATGGCCGTGCTAACGTCTAAGTCGTTCGATACTATCTGGTACGCCGCGCGCCCGTCCCGGTCGAGCGACGGCGCACGTTTCGTGAGGTCTCCTGTATCCCGGTTCATGCGTGAAGTAGGGTGCCACCGACTCCCAATATCGGCGTATCGGTTCAAATGGCCAATAGTACAAAAAATCCCCGGTTCCGGCGGGGAAATCTACCGAGTCGTCGCACCTGATTATCCGTCGGTTCGAATCTGTTTTTCCTCTCTGCGGACGAAAAATATAATATTTCCACGATATACCGCCGAATCGTCGCTTCGTCGCCTACTCTTTGGTCAGAATCATCGGTTCGTCGTTCGCGCCGTCAGTTTCGTCCGCGTCGCCAGTTTCGTCTGCGTCGCCTGTCGTCTCCGTCGAGTCGCCGCCGACGCTCGCGGCGAACTGGTCGGCGTGGAGCGCCTTCAGGCGCGCGAGTTCGTCCGCCGAGAGGGCCATCCGGTCGGCGAACTCGTCCCAGACGTGACTCCGGACCGCGAGGTAGTACGCCGTCGCGTCCTGCGCGACCAGCGGGTCGCGGTGGAACTGCGTCCGGTACTCGTAGACGAGTCCGTCCACGCCGACGCCCTCCAAGTCGCGGACCGCTCGCTGGTGGCGCGCGAGGAGTT encodes:
- a CDS encoding HalOD1 output domain-containing protein, whose amino-acid sequence is MNRDTGDLTKRAPSLDRDGRAAYQIVSNDLDVSTAIVEAVTEVTDCDRLADECVLYDVVDPDALNRLFENRDGGATGPTGHVVFGLNGCRVEVRANGDHVVYEPDAGGDSSASAAQSA
- a CDS encoding S9 family peptidase — encoded protein: MPDSLELEDFYDLTLVTDLAVSPDAEEVAFVADEFDRQEDERRTSLFVAPTDGSREPHRLSRASDASAPAWSPDGSKLAFAAARDTDAEIAVTRSGDDAADTDDATDADDAEEGATDDEPKPQIWAFDLERGGDARQLTDFEEGVRGFDWGPEGDRLVVAARDPTDDQREYLAARRDEDGPIETERLQHKFDGQGWLDDVTTYLFVVDYETREATRLDDAYSGGGAREPATGLSPAWSPGVSGRSADGDASDSSGDGRIAFLSNRTDRPDDNYVMDLYTIAPDGSDCRKVTDSDLTASRPRWHPDGDRLAFVGGDPENAYRPSEVYVADVSDDSSDYDSWSSDLDRTVARYGELGWHGDDCYAAVGDEGLTRLVRFSEGGAGEAGATRAAVPERTFEEQGRDRTIEGFDLRGDRAVVLLSDPEEGTDLHALDAGDLASESGDATELTRLTALNDDLLADRHTPECRRVTFESEGEEIEALAYLPDEFDPEDPDPRPVVASIHGGPVSYDAPTFSFEFAHFTGQGYVVLRTNYRGSSSYGREFSEQIRGEWGPRETADVLAGVEELVARGWADPERLFATGFSYGGITTGYLVAESDRFAAAAAEHGVYDFRSAFGTDDSHVWWENDFGLPWENEEGYDAASSIRDVGNVETPLLVTAGGEDWRCPPSQSEQLYVSVKKQGVPARLVVYPDEHHNIGDPDRAVHRLQELTDWFERHDPDA